In one Ochotona princeps isolate mOchPri1 chromosome 16, mOchPri1.hap1, whole genome shotgun sequence genomic region, the following are encoded:
- the ZNF329 gene encoding zinc finger protein 329, which yields SERRSYPGEKPYKCTECGKCFKRNSSLVLHHRTHTGEKPYTCSECGKSFSKNYNLIVHQRIHTGEKPYKCSKCGKAFSDGSALTQHQRIHTGEKPYECLECGKTFNRNSSLILHQRTHTGEKPYRCNECGKPFTDISHLTVHLRIHTGEKPYECSKCGKAFRDVSYLTQHERTHTGEKPFECVQCGKSFNRSSHLLVHRKIHSGDKPYECKECGKTFIESAYLIRHQRIHTGEKPYGCNHCQKLFRNIAGLIRHQRTHTGEKPYECNQCGKAFRDSSCLTKHQRIHTKETPYHCPECGKSFKQNSHLAVHQRLHNREGPSQCPQCGKTFRRSSSLVQHLRTHTKGQPVET from the coding sequence AGTGAAAGGAGGAGTTATCCTGGAGAGAAGCCATATAAATGTACTGAGTGTGGTAAATGCTTCAAACGGAATTCTTCTCTTGTGTTGCATCACCGAACTCACACTGGAGAAAAGCCTTATACTTGTAGTGAGTgcggaaaatctttctccaagAACTACAACCTGATTGTGCATCAAAGGATCCATACAGGAGAGAAGCCGTACAAATGCAGTAAGTGTGGAAAAGCATTCAGTGATGGGTCGGCTCTGACACAACACCAGAGGATTCATACAGGTGAAAAACCGTATGAATGTCTAGAATGTGGAAAAACCTTCAACCGGAATTCATCCCTGATTTTGCATCAAAGAACTCATACAGGGGAAAAACCATACAGatgtaatgagtgtgggaaaCCCTTCACGGACATCTCCCACCTCACTGTGCATCTCAGAAtccacactggagagaagccTTATGAGTGCAGTAAATGTGGAAAGGCTTTCCGAGATGTTTCATACCTTACCCAGCATGAGAGAacccacactggagagaaaccatTTGAATGTGTGCAGTGTGGAAAATCCTTCAATCGCAGCTCTCACCTCCTTGTGCATCGAAAAATCCATTCTGGAGATAAACCCTATGAGTGTAAAGAATGTGGGAAAACATTCATTGAGAGTGCATACCTCATCAGGCACCAGAGGATTCATACTGGTGAGAAGCCCTATGGCTGTAACCACTGTCAGAAACTTTTCAGGAACATTGCTGGCCTTATCAGGCACCAGAGGACTCATACTGGtgagaaaccctatgaatgtaatCAATGTGGCAAAGCTTTCCGGGACAGCTCCTGTCTGACCAAGCACCAGAGAATTCACACTAAGGAGACTCCATACCATTGTCCGGAATGTGGGAAATCCTTTAAGCAGAACTCTCACCTGGCTGTACATCAGCGACTCCATAACAGGGAGGGTCCCAGCCAGTGTCCTCAGTGTGGGAAGACATTTAGAAGGAGCTCGTCCCTTGTCCAACATCTGAGAACGCACACTAAGGGGCAGCCTGTGGAAACATAA